Proteins found in one Homalodisca vitripennis isolate AUS2020 chromosome 4, UT_GWSS_2.1, whole genome shotgun sequence genomic segment:
- the LOC124360419 gene encoding tRNA N(3)-methylcytidine methyltransferase METTL6 produces MDMDDGSQSDCTTETKPLSNEEEEKLKQQNSRLVTEYVANKINIESKKHWDLFYKRNETRFFKDRHWTIREFKELIGSDISEKTILLEVGCGVGNFIFPLIAEQLNMFIYACDLSPRAIQLLKLNPLYSEDTVVAFQADITTEHIYEDIQRESVDIITLIFVLSAIDPSNYIKIARTLYFLLKPGGFILFRDYGLYDMAQLRFKPGHKISDNFYMRQDGTRSYFFAVDFLGELFKNAGFSIVTNCYIHRRTVNVKEGIDVPRIFVQAKFQKPYVADDADRPINVK; encoded by the exons ATGGATATGGATGACGGATCTCAATCTGACTGTACGACAGAGACCAAACCTCTCTCGAATGAAGAGGAAGAAAAACTAAAGCAACAAAATTCTCGTTTGGTTACCGAGTATGTTGCAAATAAAATCAACATAGAATCAAAGAAACATTGGGATCTATTTTATAAACGAAATGAAACACGATTCTTTAAAGACAGACACTGGACAATAAGAGAATTTAAAGAACTCATTGGAAGTGATATTAGTGAAAAGACAATTTTACTTGAAGTAGGCTGTGGAGTTGGAAATTTCATTTTTCCTCTAATAGCAGAACAGTTGAATATGTTCATTTATGCTTGTGATCTTTCTCCAAGAGCAATTCAATTGTTAAAATTGAACCCACTTTATTCTGAGGACACTGTTGTAGCATTTCAGGCAGACATAACAACAGAACATATTTATGAAGACATACAAAGAGAATCAGTTGATATTATTACTCTCATTTTTGTATTATCAGCCATAGATccttcaaattatataaaaatagcaagaacattgtattttcttttaaaacctggtggatttattttgtttcgTGACTATGGCCTGTATGACATGGCACAGCTTCGTTTCAAACCAGGTCATAAAATAtcagataatttttatatgagaCAAGATGGGACAAG gtcATACTTCTTTGCTGTGGATTTTCTtggtgaattatttaaaaatgcagGATTTTCCATTGTTACAAATTGTTACATACACAGAAGAACAGTAAATGTTAAGGAAGGAATTGACGTCCCAAGGATATTTGTACAAGCAAAGTTTCAAAAACCATATGTGGCAGATGATGCTGAca